CGGCGATCAGCGGGGCGATCAGGCCGAGCGCGAAGTGGGGCGAGAAGTCGAGCGTGTCGGAGTCGAGGAAGACCACGTAGTCGCCGCGGGCCACCGACAGCGAGCGCCACAGCGCGTCGCCCTTGCCGCGCGCCGGGCCGAACTCGGGCATCAGCTCGCTCTCGTCGTACACCTCGGCGCCCGCCTCTCGGGCGCGGTCGGCCGTGCCGTCCTCGGAGCTGCCGTCGATCACGAGCACCTGATCCACGAGCCCGTCCAGCTCCCGCAGCGCGGCGACGATGCCGCCCACCGTGATGGCCTCGTTGAGGGCGGGAAGCACCACGGTCACCTCCCCCTGCTTTCTCTCCCGGAGCAAGCGGGGTGTGTGGTCGCTGTTGCCGAAGGTGCGGATCAACGCGGCCCTACTATGCCAAGGCCGTGGCCGTCACTCGCCAAAAGCTCCCCTGGGAGCAGATCCTCGAGACCGGCCGCGGCGAGCGGCTGGTGGCCGAGAGCCGCTTCGGCTCGCGCGCCGCCCGCCCCGCCCCGCTGCCGCCCGAGCTCCATCCGCGCGTGGCCCAGGGGCTGCGCGAGTCGGGTGTCGAGGAGCTCTACGCCCACCAGGCCGAGGCCTTCGAGGCGGTGCGCGAGGGCCATGTGATCGTCACCACCGGCACGGCCAGCGGAAAGTCGCTGGCGTTCAACCTCCCTGTGCTCGACACCCTCGCCCGCGATCCGCGCGCCCGCGCCCTCTACCTCTACCCCACCAAGGCGCTGGCCCAGGACCAGGCGCGCAAGCTGCACGAGCTGCGCATGCCGTTCCTGCGCCCGGCGATCTACGACGGGGACACCCCGCGTGAGGAGCGCCGCGCCATCCGCTCGCGCTCCAACCTCATCCTCACCAACCCCGACATGCTCCACGTGGGCGTGCTGCCCAACCACAGCGGCTGGGGCGACGTGCTCGCCAACCTCGCCGCCGTGGTTGTGGACGAGGCGCACGTGTACCGGGGGGTGTTCGGCTCGCATGTCGGCAACGTGCTACGCCGCCTGCGCCGGCTGGCCAACGCCTACGGAAGCGAGCCGCGCTTCCTGCTGGCCAGCGCCACGATCGCCAACCCCGGCGAGCTGGCCGAGCGGCTCACGGGCCACGACGTCCAGCTGGTGGACACCGACGGCGCGCCGCGAGCCGAGCGCCGGGTGGCGCTCTGGAACCCGCCGCTGACCGACGTGGAGCTGGGCACGCGCGCGTCGCCGCTGGCCGAGGCCGCCTGGCTTCTGGCCGAGCTGGTGCAGCAGGACGTGCGCACGATCTGCTTCCTCAAGTCCCGGCGTGGCGTGGAGCTGATCCAGCGCTTCGCCCGCGAGCGCCTGGAGGCGGACGGGCGGCCGGAGCTGGCCGAGCGCATCGCCCCCTACCGCGCGGGCTACACGCCGGCGCAGCGGCGGGACGTCGAGCGCCGCCTGGCCGGCGGCGAGCTGCTCGCGGTGGTGGCCACGAACGCGCTCGAGCTCGGCATCGACGTGGGCGACCTGGACGCCGCGATCTGCGTGACCTTCCCCGGCACGGTGGCCAGCCTGCGGCAGATGTGGGGGCGGGCCGGCCGGCGCAGCACCGGCCTCGCGCTGTACGTGGCCGGCGAGGACGCGCTCGACCAGTTCTTCTGCCGCCACCCCGACGACTTCCTCGACCGCCCGGTGGAGTCCGCCATCCTCGACCCGGAGTCCGAGCAGATCCACCTCGCCCACCTGCTGGCCGCCGCCTACGAGGCGCCGCTGTCCGACGGCGACGCGGAGACGCTCGGTCCGCGCTGGCGCGGCTACGCCGAGCGGCTCGTGCGCCTCGGCGAGCTGCGCGAGCGCGCCGGGCGCTTCTTCCCGCGGCGCGGAGAGGACTACCCGGCCGGGCGCGTGTCGCTGCGCTCGGCGTCGGTCGACTCGTACGCGGTCATGGACGCCTCGTCGGGGGAGATCATCGGCAGCGTCGAGTCGGCCCGTGCCAACTCCACCGTCCACCCCGGCGCCGTCTACCTCCACATGGGCCTGGCCTACGAGGTGGAGGAGCTCGACGAGCGCTCGCGCCGTGCCACCGTGCGGCCGTTCGAGGGCGACTGGTACACCCAGCCCAAGAAGGAGACCGAGATGTTCATCGAGGAGGTGCACCTGGCGCGCACCGAGCTCGGTGTGGACCTCTCCTTCGGCACCGTCTCGGTGAGTGAGCAGGTGGTGGCCTACCAGCGCAAGCGGATCGCCGACCACGAGGCCATCGATCTCCTCACCCTCGACCTCCCCGAGCAGGAGTTCGCCACCCAGGCGCTCTGGTACTCGCTCCCCGATGAGCTGCTGCGCGAGGAGTTCCCGCTCGACGTCCTGCTCGGCTCCCTCCACGCCGCCGAGCACGGCCAGATCGCGGTGCTGCCGCTCATCGCCATGTGCGACCGCTGGGACATCGGCGGCCTGTCCACCAACTTCCACCATCAGACCGGGCGGCCCACGATCTTCATCTACGACGGCCACCCCGGCGGCGTGGGCATCGCGCGCACGGGCTTCGAGGCGTTCGAGACGCTGGTTGGCGACGCCTTCCGCCTGATCTCGGAGTGCCCGTGCCGCTCCGGCTGCCCCTCCTGCGTGCAGTCGCCCAAGTGCGGCAACCTCAACGAGCCGCTCAACAAGAACGGCGCGCTCGAGCTGATGGACCGCATGCAGCGCTGAAGTTCCCCGCCGGGCTGCCGATAGGTGGCGAGGAATGCGCAGGACCCTCGCCCCCCTCCTGGCGGCCCTCGCCCTTCCCGCCTCCGCCGCGGCGGCCATGCCCGTCGGCAGCGGCGGCGTGCCCGCCGGCGACCCGCCTGCGTCATCCGGCGAGGCATCGGTGCCGGCCGGCACCGGCGGCACGGCCGTCGGCGAGACCCCGCCGCCATCCCGCGGCGAGCGCCCGCGACGGCGCACCCCGCGCCGCCCGCGCTCGTCGGGGCGCCCCGTCCTGCGCAGCTTCGCCCTGAGCACCCGCCGCTTCTACGTCTACGGCGCCCGTGCGCGTGTGACGTTCGAGATCGCGGACCGCTCGCGCGAGGTGCGCGTCAAGCTGGTGGTGCGCCGGGCGGGCTCGCGCAAGGCCGCGGCGGCGATCGACCTCGGTGACCGCCGCACCGGGGTGGCACATCGGGTGAGCCTCGACGGCTTCGTGGACGGCAGGGCTCTGCCCCAGGGCCCGCTCGACCTGCGGCTCTCGGCGCGCGACCCGGGCGGGAAGACGCTGCGGGCGAGCGCTCGCGCGAGTGTCTCGCAGCAGCTCGAGCTCTACTGGCACCGCTTCCCGCTGCCCGGCAGCTTCAGCTACGGCGGCGACGGCTCGCGCTTCGGGGCGGGCCGCGAGGGCCACTCCCACCAGGGCCAGGATCTCAGCGCGCCCGAGGGCACGCCGGTGGTGGCGCCGCGCGGCGGAGTCGTGCAGACCGTGGCCTACCAGGCGGCCGGCGCCGGCCACTACGTGATCCTCGACGGCGCCGGTGAGGACCGCGACTACGCCTTCATGCACCTGCAGACCGGCTCGATCCGCGTGCGCGAGGGCCAGCGCGTGCGCACGGGGCAGCTGCTGGGCGCGGTGGGCAGCACGGGCGCGTCGTCGGGCCCGCACCTGCATTTCGAGGTGTGGGAGGACGGCGGCTGGTACGAGGGCGGCAGCCCGGTGGACCCGCTGCCCTATCTGCGCCGTTGGGACGCCTGGAGCTGACCCGCCCTAAAGCTGGAGGTCGAGGGTGAAGCGGCCGCGCAGGCCGCCGTCGCCGCCCGCGATCGAACCGGTGAGCAGCGCCGGCGGCAGGTCGATGTCCAGCGCCCCGGCAATGCCGCCGAGCTCGGAGAGGAGCATCTCGGCGAGCCGGCCGGCGTCGAGGCGCACGACCACGGCCCCCTCGGCGCCCTCCACCTGCTGCGGCTGCTCCGAGGCGAGGTCCGCGGCGCGGCGCGAGTCGTTGGCGAGCACGAAGACATCGTCCACGACGCCGTACACGATGCCCTCACCACCCTCGCCGGCCACGGCGTAGAAGTCCTCTCCCGAACGCGGCCGGGCGACCCCCACCTCGCCCAGCCCGGCCCCCTCCGCGAAACTCGGGATCACCCGCACCAGCCGCTCCAGGGTGCGCTCGAATGCCTGCGGGTTGGCCAGCTCGGAGCGGACCGCGAAGTTGCCCTCGAGGTCGATGGCGACCGACGTGTCGCCCGTGAACTGGCCGACCAGATCTCGGTCCAGGTCCACGTCCAGCCCCTGGGCGATCTGCCGCTTGGCCGTCTCGAACTGGGCGAAGCCCTCGGGCGACACGGCCTGCGCGACGGCCTCGGCGAAGGACACGATCTGGGCGGGGTCGCGGATGCCGGCCCCGATCTCGCCCTCCTGCCCGATCACCGGCGGCGCCTCGTCGCCCGAGGCGATCGGCAGCTGCTCCTCGCCGAGCTCGCCGTCGCCCGTGTTGAGGGCGAAGTCGATGGCCACGCTGCCGTCCTCGATGGTCGCGGTGGCGGCGAACGTCTCCAGCGCGTCCACGAACGGGACGCGGCGAGCCGTGGCGGTGGCGGGATCGGATTCGAGCAGAGCGCCGACGTTGCCGTAGATGCGCGCGGCCGCGTCGTCGGGCAGGTCATCGAAGGCGTCCTCGACGTCATCCTCGCGCAGGCGGTCGTCCTCGCCGCGCTGCTCCAGGGCGGCCCGGAGCTGCTCCTCGCTGTCTGAGAGCACGAGCACGTCGTCGTTCACGGCGATGAACGTGCCATCGTCGCGGTAGAGGGTGGCGCCCTCTGCCTCGCCGGCCTCCTCGGTGCCTTTTTGGGCGAGGTCCTCGAGCTTGTCGGCGTCGTCGGTCTGGAGCGCGGCCACGAAGCCCTCGACGTCGTCCGCCAGCAGGCTGCGCGGATCCGCGATGCCCACCACGGCCTCGTTGCCCAGCAGCGGCTCGATGTCCTCCTCGAAGTCCACGTCGCCACCCTCGAAGCGCTGCTGGAGCTGCTGCAGCAGGATCGGGCCGAAGGGCAGGTCGCGCGCGGTCTCCTCCGCCGCCTGGGCCTGGTCGCCCTCGAGGTCGGTGGAGACGATCAGCGCGAGCGGGGCGTCCTCGGGCAGATAGCCGAGCGCCTCGTCGAGCGGGCTGTCGGCGTCGGAGCCGCCGCAGCCGACGATGGCCAGGCAGGCGGCGGCGAGAGTGGCGGCGAATCGGCTCACGAGCGGCGAGGAAGGGTAGCGGCCGGCAACCCGAACGGAGTCAATCGCCCGGCGGGCGCTCGATCAGCTCGATGCGGTAGCCGTCGGGGTCGCGCACGAAGCAGAGGCGCGACCCGCCCTCGCGGACCGTGTACGGCGGCTTCTCCGGCTCGATGCCCTGCTCGGCGAGCCGCTCGAGCGCGCCGTCGATGTCCTCGACCGTGACGGCGATGTGGTTGTAGCCCGTGCCGAGCTCGTAGGAGTCGACGCCGTGGTTGTAGGTCAGCTCCAGGCGCGCGCCGTCGCCGGGCAGGCCCATGAAGACGTTGACGGCCTCGTCGCGGATGGGCATCCGCGCGAGCTCCTCGAACCCGAGCCGGGTGTAGAAGTCCACCGAGCGATCGATGTCGCCGATGCGGTAGCAGGTGTGGATCAGCTGGCTCATCGGAGGCGACCTTAGCGGCTACCATCCGCGTCCGCGGCCGGGGCGGCCGCCTCTGGCGAGGTAGCTCAGTTGGTAGAGCACACGACTGAAAATCGTGGTGTCGCCGGTTCGATTCCGGCCCTCGCCATTTTCGCGAAGGGCGTCCGTTTGCAGGCCTTTGTCTGCATCGGAGGCCACTGGCAGAGGCCGTAGGAGGGGCGGGTGTAAACACGGGGTAAACGCCCGGCTCGCCGCTCCGGCGCCGGATCGAGCAGTTCACCGCGCCTTCCGGGGACGATGGACACCGATCCGCCGCCTGCTGTGACGCTGAACGTCCCGTTCCCGCCTACGGTGATCGACACGATCGTCGCCCGCCTGGCAGAGCGTGCGGAGCGCTCGCAGCCGGCCGCGGTGGAGCGGTGGGTGGGCGTCGCGGACGTCGCGGCACACCTGGGCTGCAAGCGCCAGCGGATCTACGACCTCTACCGACGCAAGTGCAACGGCATCCCACACCGCAAAGAGGGCGGGCGGCTCCTGTTCAGGCTGTCGGAGATCGATCGCTGGATCGAGAGCGGCCATGCCGCGTGAACGCGCGGACGCCGGACTCAGCCCTCTTCGGCTCGTCTCGGACCTTCAGAAGGAGGCCGAGGTGGCAAGCACTGCCAAGACGAAGAAGACGAACACGCCGGGCGTGTACCGCCGCGGCGACAGGTACCTCTACACGTACCGGTTGGAGGGCCGCCAACGCTGGGGGACGGCCGATCCGCTGGACGAAGCCCGCCGATCCAAGCGGCACGCCGAAGCGGACGCCGACCGCGGCGAGCTGCGCGACCTCTCGCGCGTGCGGTTCGGCGAGTTCGCACTCGACTGGATAATCACGTACCAGGGCCGCACCTCTGCGGGGTTCCGCGAGTCCACTCGCCGCAGCTACCGCCAGATGCTCACCGACCGGGTGATCCCCTACTTCGACGGGGAGCGACGGTTGCATCTCGCCGAGATCCAGCCGCGCGACGTCAAGACCTTCGTCCGCTGGCTGATCGAGCAGGAGGATCCGCGACGCCCCGGGCGGCTGCTGTCGAAGTCCACGATCCGGCAGCACGTCGCCGTGCTGCGAGCGCTGCTCGGCGACGCGATGGAGGAGGGGGCGATCCGCACCAATCCTGCGGCTGGCGTTCGCGTCTCAGTACCGGAGGGGGACGGCACCGGCCGGGAGCCCGCCACGAGCGGCGCGCGCTGTCCATCGGCGAGCTGCAGAGGCTGCTGACTGAGGTGCCCGCGGACTGGCGACTGTTCTTCGAACTGCTCACCCACACGGGCCTCCGCATCGGCGAGGCGGTCGAGCTGCGCTGGTGACGCGACCTCATCCTCACGAACGTGCCGTACGTCAAGGTGCGCTGGCAGTTCGCGGACGGGCGGGTTTGCGAGCCGAAGACCCGTTACGGCAAGCGCGACATCCCACTCGCGACCGGGCTCGTTCGCAGGCTCGCAGCCGTTCAGCCACCCGCGGGCTGAAGGCAAGCTCGCGTTCACGACCACGACCGGAACCAGGCTGAACCGCCACAACCTCTACCGCGACGTGTTGGGGCCCGCGGCTCAGCGCGCCGGCCTCGAGTGGGTGACACTCCACGCTTTCCGCCACACGTGCGCCTCGCTTCTGTTTGCGCCGGTGGAGCACGGCGGCGGTGGGAAGAACGTCAAGCAGGTGCAGGAGTGGCTCGGCCACCACTCGCCCGCCTACACGCTCAAGGAGTACGTCCACCTCATCGACTCCGGCGTCGGTGACGCCAGCTTCCTTGACACCGCTACGGCTGAGGGACCTTCGGTTCCGTAGTCTGGAGAGCGGTGGAGGCCTACGCCTCCGTCTGGTTGGACCGGGTTGCTTTGGCCGGGTGTGGGACGAAGCTCGGGACGAACTTGCTGCCCGATGCCGGCTCCGGGGCAAGCGCCGCTTCGAGAGGGCCGGGCGAGGAACGCAAAGCAGCGCCTTGCCCTCATGGGCCCTCGCTCCCCGCGACCCGCTCCGGTCGACTCGGCCGCTCGTAGGCCGCCTTCCATACCTGCTTGGTGCGGTGGAGGAGGGAGCGCCACTCCTCGATCCCGGGCATCGCCTGGGGCAGCGAGCGAAGCGTGCGCGACCAGGCGTCCTCGAAGGGGTGGCCTCGGTCGCGGTAGAGCCGGAGCATCGCCCGCACGTCGCTGGCGGGCGACGGCGTGTCGACGAGCTCGAGCAGCGAGGGGCCGCCGAACCCTCCACGGTCCACGGCCGGCGGCGCGTGCCCCTCTGACGGCGCTCATCGCAGCGGTCGCTCGTTCGCTCCGCGGGCCGTGGCAGGCTTCGGCGGCGTATGAGCCGGCCGGTGGACTTGATCGCGGAGGCGCGTCGTCAATGGGAGCGGCGCTGGGGGAGCGGCTCGGCGGTGCCGATGGCGGCGGTGACGTCGATCATGCGCGTCGAGCAGGTCCTGATGGCCGAGCTCAACGAGCTGTTGAAGCCGTTCGATCTCACGTTCCCGCGCTACGAGGCGCTGATGCTGCTGTCGTTCTCCCAGCGAGGAGAGTTGCCACTGGGCAAGGTCGGCGAGCGCCTGCAGGTCCACCGCACCAGCGTCACGAACACCGTCGACCGCCTGGAGGCGTCCGGTTATGTGCGCCGCAAGCCCCATCCCGAGGACCGCAGGACCACGCTGGCCGAGGTCACTCCGGCGGGGCGCCGGACGGCGAAGCGGGCCACCGCCGTGCTCAACGAGGGGGCGTTCGCGCTTCGCGGGCTGTCGCGAGCGGAGACGCAGGAGCCCACGAGCCTGCTGCGGAAGGCCCGGGCGGCCGCCGGCGACTTCGAATGACCCATAATGGACGCCGGCGGGGCATCGATCTTCAGATGCCCGCCGGCGCAGGAGGGATGTACTGCTATCCCCCGCCTGCCACCGAAGCAGCAGGCAGGCTTGACTGGGTTCAAGGCGCCGCCGCCATGCGGCTCGCCTCGCAGCGCAGGAAGACGCCGACGTCTTCGATCGAGCTGCCGCTTCTGAGCACGGCGGTTACGCCCAGGCGCTCGAGCTCGGCTGCGTCATCCGCGCGGATGGTTCCGCCGACCATCACGCGTACATCGCCGGCGCCCTTGGCGCGCAGCAGCTCGAGAATCCGGGGGACGAGCGCCATGTGGTCGCCCGAGAGGACGGAGATCGCAAGCCCGTCCGCGTTCTCCTGGATGACGGTCTCGACGATTCCGTCGGGGCGATCCTGAAGGTTGGCGTAGATCACCTCGACTCCGGCGTTGCGCAACAGGCGCGCGATGAGCTTCGCGCCGCGGTCGTCCCCGTCGGGCGGGAGGTTCGAGACCACGATGCGTGGTCTCTTCACGGATACGGCCTTGGCACGCGGTACTCCGATAGTAGGAATGTCGCATAATGACGAGTTCCCGTTCACGCTCGTGGAGTCCGGCGCGGCGGCGGGCCCGGCCACCGAGGCCAGCGGGAGCTTCATGGCCTGATGGCGTGAATGCCGGCGCAGCATCGAGGGAAGGCCGGCGCGACTCCGGTTAGATCACGCGCTCACACTTCTGCGCCACGTCGAGCAGTTCGCCGAACGTGCAGAGCTTCACGCGCGGGCGACCGGCCGACACACCCTCGGCACGCTCATGCTCATCGATCGCAAGCCACGCCTGGTAGTCCACGACCTCGATCATCCGCTCGGCGAGCAGGGGCTCGAGTGACTCGCGCGAGGGACCCACGGGCTCGGGGAGCACGCCCGCCTCGAGGTCCTCGAGGATCCGGTCAACGGTCTCCTGGGCGTCCCCCTTGTTCGTCCCGATGACTCCGGTGGGGCCACGCTTGATCCAGCCCACGACGAACTCGCCGGGACGGGGGCGGTTGCCGTCGAGCACCCGGCGGCCCTCGTTGGGGATCACGGAGCGGCGGTCGTCGAACTGCACGTTCGGCAGCGCGACGCCGCGGTACCCGATCGAACGGAACACGAGGCCGCACTCGAGCTGCTCGATCCGGTCAGTCGCGCGGGCACGCAACTCGCCGGAGCCGTCTCGGTAGAGCTCGTTGCGGACCAGGCGAATGCCCTCGACGCGCTCCGAGCCGAGGATCTCGGCAGGCGCGACGAGGAAGCGCAGGACTATCCGACGGCTCGTCCCGCGAACCTCACCCCTTGCGTACTCGTGCAGGATCTCGACGTTGCGCCGCGCGGTCGCATGGCCCTCGCCCTCGATCCACTCGGTGCTGAGCGGATCGGGCTCGCAGTCGAGCGGGTCGACGACGACGTCCGCGCCGGTCATCTCACCGAGCTCGAGCAGTTCGGGACTCGTGAATGCGGCCTGGGCGGGCGCCCGAGCAACACGACCTCGCGCACCGCGCTCTTTCGGAACGACTCGAGCGCGTGGTCGGCGACGTCGGTCTTGGCTAGCTGGTCGGGATGGGTCACGAGCATCCGCGCGACGTCCATCGCCACGTTCCCGTTGCCGATGACCACGGCGCGGTCGGCTGAGAGGTCGAAAGCCAGGCTGCGATAGTCGGGATCGCCGTTGTACCAAGCGACGAAGTCGGTGGCCGCCCAGCTTCCCGGCAGCTCTTCCCCTGGAATCCCGAGGCGCCGATCGGCCTGGGCACCGACCGCATAGACGACGGCGTGGTATCGGTCGCGCAACTCGTCGGCGGTCACATCGCGCCCGACCTCCACGTTGCCGTAGAACCGGAACTCGGGATGAGCCGCCGTCTTCTCGAACACACGACTTACGGACTTGATCTTCGGGTGGTCCGGCGCGACACCGCCGCGCACGAGTCCCCATGGCGTAGGCAGCCGGTCGTACATGTCTATCTGCACGGCGCGCGCGTCGTCGCGCAGGAGGTGCCCGGCCGTGTAGAAGCCCGATGGACCCGAACCGACGATCGCGACGCGGAGGGGGTACTCGACGGATCCCGGACGTGCTTGGCCGGTCTTCACGGCAAGGCCCCTTGGGTCTCGGGCCGCCCACGCATAGCCATGGGCCTACTAGCCCCCAAGCGTGACCTGGACCGCGTTCGGGGGTGGGCCGGGCGCGGAGCCGCGTGAGTCGTCGAGGAAGGCCGCGACGTCGTCAGCTGACGGCGGTCCCTCCGTGAACTTCGACTCATGGTCGATCGTGTAAGGCGTGATGGTCTGGAGCACACCACCTCCCACGACCAGGATCTGACCGCTATAGCGTCCGCCCTCCGCGGAGGCGAGAAAGGTGATGACGGGAGCCACGAACGCCGGATCCCAAGTGTCGTAGCCGTCGGCCTTCGGGAACGCGTCGCCGAACGTGCCGACAGTCATGCGCGTACGAGCGCGGGGAGCGATCACATTCGAAGTCACGCCATACCGGCCCAACTCTCCCGCCGCGGTGATCCCAAACGACGCGATGCCGCCCTTCGCCGCGGCATAGTTCGTCTGGCCTGGATTCCCGTAAAGGCCGGCCTCTGACGTGAAGCAGAACAGCCGACCGTACACCGGCTCGCCGGCCTCCTTGGACTTCGCGCGCCAGTAGGCGGCAGCCCCGCGGCTCACGGCGAAGTGCCCACGCATGTGCACGCCGATGATCGCGTCCCAGTCGTCCTCGCTCATCGACACGAGCATCGAGTCACGCAGGATGCCCGCCGCGTTCACCACGATGTCGAGATCGCCGTACATGTCCACGGCGAGCGTTACCATCCGGGCGGCGGCGTCCGAGTCCACCACGTCCCCGTGATCGGCAATGGCCGAGCCTCCTGACGACTCGATCTCCTCCACAACCCGGCTCGCCGCGCGCGGGTCGCTGCCCTCGCCGTGCCAGTCGCCGCCGAGGTCGTTCACCACCACGCTCGCCCCCTCTGCGGCGAAGTCGATTGCGATCGCCCGTCCCAGGCCGTTCCCACCGCCGGTCACCAGCGCGACCCTCCCGTCGAGCATTCCCATTCCGGTCTCCTTCCTGCCGTGTGAGCTGACTAGGCGCTGGGCTCCGCGCCGACGATCGAGACGAACGAGACACACTCCCCGGGTGAGCCGCCGAGGTTGTGCGTGAGACCGAGGCCTGGGCTATCCAGCTGGCGTTCGCCCGCCTCTCCTCGCATCTGGAGCCAGTTCTCGTACAGCATGCGCAGACCGGTCGCGCCGACCGGATGGCCGAAGGACTTGAGGCCCCCGTCGGGGTTCACGGGGAGCTCACCGTCGAGGTCGAAGGCCCCGGCGAGCACGTCCTGCCAGGCCCTCCCGCGCTCCGAGAAGCCAAGGTCCTCCATGAGCACGAGCTCCGTCGGGGTGAAGCAGTCGTGCACCTCGGCGAGCGATATCGCCGAGCGCGGCTCCAAAATCCCTGCCTGGCCGTAGGCATCCTCAGCAGAGCGCACGACCTCGGGGAACGTCGTGTAGTCGAAGCTCAGGTCGAACTTCCCGTTCGCGGAGCCGGCCACCATCGACAGCGCCTTCACGTAGAGCGGCCTGTCGGTGTAGCGATGAGCGTCCTCCGACCGGACGATGAGCGCCGCGGCCGCACCGTCCGCCACACCCGAGCAATCGAAGATCCCGAGCCCGCCCGCGACCGTCGGGGCACAGGTGATCTGCTCCTTCGTAACCTGGGCGCGGAACTGCGCCAGCTCGTTCTTTGCGCCGTTCGCGTGGTTCTTCCAGGCAATGCGTGTGAGCACCTCCCGCATCACGTCCTCGTCCAGTCCGTAGCGCTTGCAGTAGGCGGGGGCCAGCAACGAGAACATCGCCGGCGGGGTGAGCTCGGCGTCTGTACCGTCGCCCGAGGGCGGCACGGAGAGGCCTGAGTAGCCAGAGTCCTTGAGCTTCTCCACCCCGGTCGCCATCACACAATCGAAGGCGCCGGATGCCACCGCGTAGCAGGCTCCGCGGAAGGACTCTGAGCCGGTCGCGCACGCATTCTCCACCCGCGTGACCGGCTTGTTCTCAAGCTTGAGCGGACGGGCCAGGGTCATTCCTGTGATGCCGGAGCCGTACGTGCCGAGCCAGAAAGCGTCCACGTCGTCCTTCTCGGTCTCTTGCGCGGACGCGAGACACTGCACCACCGCGTCGACGAGCAGGTCGTCGACGGAGCGGCCCCAGTGCTCGCGGAATGGGGTGCAGCCCATGCCGACGATCGCCACTCTGTCGCGGATGCCGTGACTCGCCATCAGGCCTCGCTCCGGGCGGGCTTCCCCTTCCAGAAGTAGTTGTGGATCCCCTGCGCCGTGTGGGTCCGGCGGAACGTCATCTCCACCCTGTTGCCGATGGCAACCTCCTCGGAGTCGGCATCCGTGAGCTGGCACTGGTAGCGCCCGCCCTCGTCGAAGTCGAGCACG
The sequence above is drawn from the Thermoleophilaceae bacterium genome and encodes:
- a CDS encoding DEAD/DEAH box helicase, producing the protein MAVTRQKLPWEQILETGRGERLVAESRFGSRAARPAPLPPELHPRVAQGLRESGVEELYAHQAEAFEAVREGHVIVTTGTASGKSLAFNLPVLDTLARDPRARALYLYPTKALAQDQARKLHELRMPFLRPAIYDGDTPREERRAIRSRSNLILTNPDMLHVGVLPNHSGWGDVLANLAAVVVDEAHVYRGVFGSHVGNVLRRLRRLANAYGSEPRFLLASATIANPGELAERLTGHDVQLVDTDGAPRAERRVALWNPPLTDVELGTRASPLAEAAWLLAELVQQDVRTICFLKSRRGVELIQRFARERLEADGRPELAERIAPYRAGYTPAQRRDVERRLAGGELLAVVATNALELGIDVGDLDAAICVTFPGTVASLRQMWGRAGRRSTGLALYVAGEDALDQFFCRHPDDFLDRPVESAILDPESEQIHLAHLLAAAYEAPLSDGDAETLGPRWRGYAERLVRLGELRERAGRFFPRRGEDYPAGRVSLRSASVDSYAVMDASSGEIIGSVESARANSTVHPGAVYLHMGLAYEVEELDERSRRATVRPFEGDWYTQPKKETEMFIEEVHLARTELGVDLSFGTVSVSEQVVAYQRKRIADHEAIDLLTLDLPEQEFATQALWYSLPDELLREEFPLDVLLGSLHAAEHGQIAVLPLIAMCDRWDIGGLSTNFHHQTGRPTIFIYDGHPGGVGIARTGFEAFETLVGDAFRLISECPCRSGCPSCVQSPKCGNLNEPLNKNGALELMDRMQR
- a CDS encoding M23 family metallopeptidase; translated protein: MRRTLAPLLAALALPASAAAAMPVGSGGVPAGDPPASSGEASVPAGTGGTAVGETPPPSRGERPRRRTPRRPRSSGRPVLRSFALSTRRFYVYGARARVTFEIADRSREVRVKLVVRRAGSRKAAAAIDLGDRRTGVAHRVSLDGFVDGRALPQGPLDLRLSARDPGGKTLRASARASVSQQLELYWHRFPLPGSFSYGGDGSRFGAGREGHSHQGQDLSAPEGTPVVAPRGGVVQTVAYQAAGAGHYVILDGAGEDRDYAFMHLQTGSIRVREGQRVRTGQLLGAVGSTGASSGPHLHFEVWEDGGWYEGGSPVDPLPYLRRWDAWS
- a CDS encoding DUF3352 domain-containing protein; the protein is MSRFAATLAAACLAIVGCGGSDADSPLDEALGYLPEDAPLALIVSTDLEGDQAQAAEETARDLPFGPILLQQLQQRFEGGDVDFEEDIEPLLGNEAVVGIADPRSLLADDVEGFVAALQTDDADKLEDLAQKGTEEAGEAEGATLYRDDGTFIAVNDDVLVLSDSEEQLRAALEQRGEDDRLREDDVEDAFDDLPDDAAARIYGNVGALLESDPATATARRVPFVDALETFAATATIEDGSVAIDFALNTGDGELGEEQLPIASGDEAPPVIGQEGEIGAGIRDPAQIVSFAEAVAQAVSPEGFAQFETAKRQIAQGLDVDLDRDLVGQFTGDTSVAIDLEGNFAVRSELANPQAFERTLERLVRVIPSFAEGAGLGEVGVARPRSGEDFYAVAGEGGEGIVYGVVDDVFVLANDSRRAADLASEQPQQVEGAEGAVVVRLDAGRLAEMLLSELGGIAGALDIDLPPALLTGSIAGGDGGLRGRFTLDLQL
- a CDS encoding VOC family protein — its product is MSQLIHTCYRIGDIDRSVDFYTRLGFEELARMPIRDEAVNVFMGLPGDGARLELTYNHGVDSYELGTGYNHIAVTVEDIDGALERLAEQGIEPEKPPYTVREGGSRLCFVRDPDGYRIELIERPPGD
- a CDS encoding helix-turn-helix domain-containing protein, which gives rise to MDTDPPPAVTLNVPFPPTVIDTIVARLAERAERSQPAAVERWVGVADVAAHLGCKRQRIYDLYRRKCNGIPHRKEGGRLLFRLSEIDRWIESGHAA
- a CDS encoding phage integrase SAM-like domain-containing protein produces the protein MPRERADAGLSPLRLVSDLQKEAEVASTAKTKKTNTPGVYRRGDRYLYTYRLEGRQRWGTADPLDEARRSKRHAEADADRGELRDLSRVRFGEFALDWIITYQGRTSAGFRESTRRSYRQMLTDRVIPYFDGERRLHLAEIQPRDVKTFVRWLIEQEDPRRPGRLLSKSTIRQHVAVLRALLGDAMEEGAIRTNPAAGVRVSVPEGDGTGREPATSGARCPSASCRGC
- a CDS encoding tyrosine-type recombinase/integrase, giving the protein MRCPRTGDCSSNCSPTRASASARRSSCAGDATSSSRTCRTSRCAGSSRTGGFASRRPVTASATSHSRPGSFAGSQPFSHPRAEGKLAFTTTTGTRLNRHNLYRDVLGPAAQRAGLEWVTLHAFRHTCASLLFAPVEHGGGGKNVKQVQEWLGHHSPAYTLKEYVHLIDSGVGDASFLDTATAEGPSVP
- a CDS encoding MarR family transcriptional regulator yields the protein MDLIAEARRQWERRWGSGSAVPMAAVTSIMRVEQVLMAELNELLKPFDLTFPRYEALMLLSFSQRGELPLGKVGERLQVHRTSVTNTVDRLEASGYVRRKPHPEDRRTTLAEVTPAGRRTAKRATAVLNEGAFALRGLSRAETQEPTSLLRKARAAAGDFE